A genomic stretch from uncultured Pseudodesulfovibrio sp. includes:
- the surE gene encoding 5'/3'-nucleotidase SurE codes for MNILLANDDGIQAVGLRALYFALIEAGHDVHVVAPVTEQSAVGHAVTLSMPIRVKEFKENGFVGQGVYGTPVDCVKLGLSTLLDKEPDLVLSGINAGANVGVDILYSGTVSAATEGALMEIPAMAVSMDNFNPQDLSGQARYCVELLAKIPWSELPRKCVLNLNFPNCPMSDVKEMIVCPHTRASYLDWYDTRQDPRGRPYYWLNGAIPPENISADRDRALLTEGHVTLTPLHFNFTDKEALELLKRNDL; via the coding sequence ATGAACATACTCCTTGCCAATGACGACGGTATTCAGGCTGTTGGACTGCGGGCACTCTATTTTGCCTTGATAGAGGCCGGACATGATGTCCATGTCGTGGCTCCAGTGACGGAGCAGTCCGCTGTAGGCCACGCCGTGACTCTGTCTATGCCTATTCGGGTTAAAGAATTCAAGGAGAACGGTTTTGTGGGGCAGGGTGTCTATGGAACGCCTGTAGACTGTGTGAAGCTTGGATTGTCCACACTACTTGATAAAGAACCTGACCTTGTATTGTCCGGCATCAATGCCGGTGCTAACGTTGGGGTCGATATTCTTTATTCTGGGACGGTTTCGGCAGCAACCGAAGGCGCTCTTATGGAGATTCCGGCCATGGCTGTGTCCATGGACAATTTCAATCCACAGGACTTGAGCGGTCAGGCCAGGTATTGCGTTGAACTTTTGGCAAAGATTCCATGGTCCGAATTGCCGCGAAAGTGTGTACTCAATTTGAATTTCCCGAATTGCCCAATGAGTGATGTGAAGGAAATGATAGTGTGTCCCCACACTCGGGCATCGTATCTTGATTGGTATGACACACGTCAAGATCCTCGGGGAAGGCCGTATTATTGGCTAAACGGGGCTATCCCTCCAGAAAATATCAGTGCTGACCGTGACAGGGCATTGCTTACCGAAGGGCACGTCACCCTGACGCCGTTGCATTTTAATTTTACCGACAAAGAGGCTTTGGAGTTGTTGAAGAGAAACGATTTATAA
- a CDS encoding HD domain-containing protein has product MASANQAQSKNGPYWNITFQDSTGSIDGKIWSPKSLEYQDLESGQLARVRGFVENYRDKNQLKVDHMELLEATAPGIDLADFMPTSRIPPEELMEMIEDLITEHLKFKPWKSFCKKVLSNEEIRTRMLMAPGAKTVHHAYAGGLLEHTLQVARACMALCDVYPNLDRQTLLVGAIFHDLGKAWELSGGLTNDYTDEGRLLGHIQIGQDRLEPFLKRSRNLDDSFKLHLKHLITSHHGEHDFGSPVRPKTPEAFVLHFADNMDAKLNIIDQAYVDMDKKGQEWSPYMRFLERNVYRAPATPSHSKKNDEKPENQCLLPLKA; this is encoded by the coding sequence TTGGCATCAGCCAATCAGGCCCAATCCAAAAACGGTCCATACTGGAACATTACGTTCCAAGATTCCACTGGCTCCATAGACGGTAAAATATGGAGCCCAAAAAGCCTCGAATACCAAGACCTTGAATCAGGTCAACTGGCTCGAGTCCGAGGATTTGTGGAAAACTACAGAGACAAGAATCAACTCAAAGTCGATCACATGGAACTCCTGGAGGCGACAGCACCAGGCATTGATCTCGCAGATTTTATGCCCACGTCCCGTATACCGCCTGAAGAACTCATGGAAATGATCGAAGATCTCATTACCGAGCACCTTAAGTTCAAGCCGTGGAAGTCTTTCTGCAAAAAAGTTCTGTCTAATGAGGAAATCCGCACCCGGATGCTCATGGCACCGGGCGCTAAAACTGTACACCATGCGTATGCCGGCGGTCTACTCGAACACACATTGCAAGTCGCCCGCGCCTGTATGGCCTTGTGCGACGTATACCCCAATCTTGATCGACAGACGCTGCTGGTGGGCGCCATATTCCACGATCTAGGCAAGGCGTGGGAACTTTCCGGCGGCCTGACGAATGATTATACAGATGAAGGACGACTGCTCGGGCACATTCAGATAGGTCAGGATAGGCTAGAGCCGTTCTTGAAACGTAGCAGGAATCTTGATGACAGCTTCAAGCTGCACCTCAAGCACCTGATTACAAGCCACCACGGGGAACACGACTTCGGATCGCCTGTCCGGCCCAAGACGCCTGAGGCATTTGTCCTGCACTTTGCCGACAACATGGACGCCAAGCTGAACATAATTGATCAGGCATACGTTGATATGGATAAAAAAGGCCAGGAATGGTCTCCTTACATGCGCTTTCTTGAGCGTAATGTGTATCGCGCACCGGCAACCCCCAGTCATTCGAAAAAAAACGACGAGAAACCGGAGAACCAATGTTTATTACCTTTGAAGGCATAG
- the tmk gene encoding dTMP kinase — protein sequence MFITFEGIEGTGKSTQITKIKEYFESQGKEVFLTLEPGGSRVGKELRKMLLHVDNKDITPITELFLYLADRAQHIAQVIRPALEAGKVVLCDRFADSTIVYQGFGRGLDTQVLKQLNEVAVDGLWPDLTIVLDIDPEIGLKRAMLRNIEDGKAKEEGRFEAEHISFHKRIREGYLTWAALNHDRIKVINAAATPDEVFDRITRVLETYRSTSS from the coding sequence ATGTTTATTACCTTTGAAGGCATAGAAGGCACCGGCAAATCGACACAGATTACCAAAATCAAGGAATATTTCGAATCCCAGGGCAAAGAAGTCTTCCTGACGCTGGAACCGGGCGGCAGCCGCGTGGGCAAGGAGTTACGAAAGATGCTCCTGCATGTGGACAACAAAGACATCACCCCCATCACAGAACTGTTCCTCTATCTAGCAGACCGCGCCCAGCATATAGCTCAGGTCATCCGCCCTGCACTGGAGGCAGGCAAAGTCGTCCTCTGCGACCGCTTTGCCGACTCCACCATCGTCTATCAGGGATTTGGTCGCGGTCTGGATACGCAAGTCCTCAAACAATTGAATGAAGTAGCTGTGGATGGTTTGTGGCCCGATCTGACAATTGTTCTCGACATCGACCCGGAAATTGGCTTGAAACGTGCCATGCTGCGTAATATCGAAGACGGCAAAGCCAAGGAAGAAGGTCGATTTGAAGCGGAACACATCTCATTCCACAAACGTATCCGTGAGGGCTATCTGACATGGGCTGCACTTAATCATGACCGGATAAAAGTTATCAATGCGGCGGCCACGCCGGATGAGGTTTTTGACAGAATCACACGGGTTCTGGAGACATACCGGTCAACATCTTCCTGA
- a CDS encoding amino acid ABC transporter permease, which translates to MSDTQHPSVARAPVSAIIDTGKYLAVMGCIVWLLTLGTKSLGYNWQWYRIPQYLWQLDEHGFSWGPLMYGLGVTFQITAISMILMLLIGITTALFRMTDSWAARGVARAYMESIRNTPLLIQIFFIYFVVAPILDMSAFWAAVIALSLFEGAYASEIFRAGITSIDKGQWEAAQSLGMAPFPMYRHIILPQAIRRVLPPMTSQAVSLVKDSALVSTIAILDLTQQGRMIDAETFLTFEIWFTVAAIYLAVTLALSGVVKFLEQRSNGIKP; encoded by the coding sequence ATGTCAGATACACAACACCCTTCAGTTGCCCGAGCTCCGGTTTCAGCCATCATAGATACCGGGAAATATCTCGCTGTCATGGGGTGTATCGTGTGGTTACTCACGTTGGGCACGAAGAGTCTCGGCTACAACTGGCAATGGTACAGAATTCCTCAATATCTCTGGCAATTAGATGAGCACGGATTCTCCTGGGGACCGCTCATGTACGGTTTGGGCGTCACCTTCCAGATCACTGCCATCAGCATGATACTGATGCTTCTCATCGGCATCACCACAGCTCTGTTCAGAATGACTGACTCATGGGCGGCTCGAGGTGTAGCCCGGGCATATATGGAGAGTATCCGTAATACCCCCCTGCTTATCCAGATATTCTTCATCTATTTTGTGGTCGCCCCTATTCTGGACATGTCAGCATTCTGGGCAGCGGTCATTGCACTCAGTCTCTTCGAAGGGGCTTATGCCTCCGAAATATTCAGGGCTGGCATTACTTCTATTGACAAAGGCCAATGGGAAGCGGCTCAAAGCCTCGGCATGGCTCCATTCCCTATGTATCGTCACATCATTCTTCCCCAGGCGATTCGACGAGTTCTGCCACCCATGACAAGTCAGGCTGTATCGCTTGTCAAAGATTCCGCCCTGGTCAGTACCATCGCCATCCTTGATCTGACACAACAGGGACGCATGATCGATGCCGAGACATTTCTCACTTTTGAAATCTGGTTTACCGTTGCCGCCATATATCTTGCCGTCACTCTGGCATTGTCCGGCGTGGTAAAGTTTTTGGAACAACGATCAAACGGTATCAAACCATAA
- a CDS encoding transporter substrate-binding domain-containing protein encodes MKIKRFTTILSLVLLLAFTFGCSQQTPEQKSSASPQPQVSQLDTILKRGVIKVGFDTFKPWAMKDKNGNYIGFEIEVAKRLAADMGVDIEFVPTKWSGIIPALLTGKFDIIIGGMSITPQRNLKVNFTIPYEYTGMSVIASKKLAAGRTMASEFNNPATTVAVRLGTTAAEVTKNFLPQAKILFFDEESQTIQELLNERVHAVVASNPLPMNLAKEYPNKLYLPFKEDFTREPIAFAIRKGDFDYLNWLNNWVLVTMSTGWLQNRYEYWFYTNDWENQIQ; translated from the coding sequence ATGAAAATCAAACGTTTCACGACTATTTTATCCTTGGTCCTCCTGCTTGCATTCACGTTCGGATGCAGCCAACAGACACCAGAACAAAAATCATCCGCATCACCCCAGCCTCAGGTCAGCCAGCTTGACACCATCCTCAAACGAGGAGTGATCAAAGTCGGATTCGATACATTCAAACCCTGGGCCATGAAAGACAAAAACGGCAATTATATCGGTTTTGAAATCGAAGTGGCCAAACGGTTGGCCGCAGACATGGGAGTTGACATAGAATTCGTGCCGACCAAGTGGTCCGGCATCATACCAGCACTGCTAACCGGCAAATTTGATATCATCATTGGCGGCATGTCCATTACGCCCCAACGTAATCTGAAAGTGAACTTTACCATCCCATACGAATATACCGGCATGTCTGTAATTGCGAGCAAGAAGCTTGCAGCAGGACGAACCATGGCCTCTGAATTCAACAACCCCGCAACAACAGTAGCAGTCCGACTCGGCACAACGGCTGCTGAAGTCACAAAGAACTTTCTTCCCCAGGCCAAGATTCTTTTCTTTGACGAAGAATCACAGACCATTCAGGAATTGCTCAATGAGCGTGTCCACGCCGTAGTCGCATCAAATCCACTTCCCATGAACCTGGCAAAAGAATATCCGAACAAACTCTATCTCCCCTTCAAGGAAGATTTCACCAGAGAACCCATTGCCTTCGCCATAAGAAAAGGTGATTTCGATTATCTGAACTGGTTGAACAACTGGGTTCTCGTTACCATGAGCACTGGCTGGCTCCAAAATCGTTATGAATACTGGTTCTACACCAATGATTGGGAAAACCAGATTCAGTAA
- a CDS encoding amino acid ABC transporter permease, with amino-acid sequence MPKNNHKRRIRITPLDTAIMVVLAGMLGYILYKATTGLNYHWNWAVIPQFLLRFDQDTQSWKAGLLMHGLFTTIRLSLWSGLLGVILGTFIGLFRVSPRLFRRQIATTYVGLIRNTPPLVLIFVFYFFVGDQIMTLLRVDEAIYALSPEAKEILSWFFGPMNRFSQFLSALVTLALFEAAYIAEIVRAGIESIEPGQWEAASGTGMSRTKAMTYVILPQAIQRMLPALAGQFISIIKDSAIVSVISIEELTFQAQQLMTTTYRSFEIWTLVLGMYFALTFVCSLLVRKLELSLKRD; translated from the coding sequence TTGCCAAAAAACAACCACAAACGCCGCATTCGCATAACCCCGCTGGACACCGCCATCATGGTGGTGCTGGCGGGGATGCTCGGCTATATTCTCTACAAAGCAACCACGGGTCTGAATTATCATTGGAACTGGGCAGTCATCCCGCAATTTTTACTCCGCTTCGATCAGGATACGCAGTCATGGAAAGCAGGTCTTCTCATGCACGGCCTGTTTACCACCATTCGACTCAGCCTGTGGTCAGGATTATTAGGTGTCATCCTCGGGACATTCATCGGCCTTTTCCGTGTGAGCCCACGCCTGTTCAGACGACAGATCGCCACTACATATGTAGGGTTGATCCGCAACACACCACCGCTGGTACTTATCTTTGTTTTCTATTTCTTTGTCGGTGATCAGATCATGACACTGCTTCGTGTGGACGAAGCCATATATGCGCTGTCCCCGGAAGCCAAAGAGATCCTCAGCTGGTTTTTCGGCCCGATGAATCGATTTTCACAATTCCTGTCAGCGCTCGTGACCCTCGCCCTGTTCGAGGCAGCCTACATCGCCGAAATAGTACGTGCAGGCATCGAATCCATCGAGCCCGGCCAATGGGAAGCTGCCTCGGGCACAGGAATGAGTCGAACAAAAGCCATGACTTATGTCATCCTTCCTCAGGCTATACAACGTATGTTGCCAGCTTTGGCGGGACAGTTTATATCCATCATCAAGGACTCGGCCATAGTATCCGTCATTTCCATCGAAGAGCTGACTTTCCAGGCTCAACAACTCATGACGACCACATACCGGAGTTTTGAAATCTGGACGCTGGTCCTTGGCATGTATTTCGCTCTCACCTTTGTGTGCTCTCTGCTCGTAAGGAAATTGGAACTCTCACTGAAAAGAGATTAA
- a CDS encoding glutaredoxin family protein encodes MNDIKVYALSTCIHCRNAKKYLDECGVKYECVHVDELSGDDRKKVVQEIKGHNPAVSFPTIVIKDTVVVGYHKDKIDAALKGV; translated from the coding sequence ATGAACGACATTAAAGTCTACGCCCTTTCAACCTGTATTCATTGCAGAAATGCAAAAAAATATCTTGATGAATGCGGAGTCAAATACGAATGTGTTCACGTCGATGAGCTTTCTGGCGACGACCGCAAAAAAGTTGTCCAGGAAATCAAAGGACACAACCCGGCAGTATCCTTCCCCACCATCGTCATCAAAGACACAGTCGTCGTCGGATATCATAAAGACAAAATCGACGCTGCGCTCAAGGGAGTGTAA
- a CDS encoding ferredoxin-thioredoxin reductase catalytic domain-containing protein: MDVKQLYTMLKKTQEPKGYYFNKDMDMTMPLLESLLTNKERFGYMACPCRLANGEFEADKDIVCPCSYREEDVKEYGACFCALYVSKDYNDGTIEKEVVPERRPPEKILF; encoded by the coding sequence ATGGATGTAAAACAACTCTATACAATGCTCAAGAAGACCCAGGAGCCCAAGGGGTACTATTTCAACAAAGACATGGACATGACCATGCCTCTGCTTGAAAGCCTTCTGACCAACAAGGAACGCTTCGGATACATGGCCTGTCCCTGCCGGTTGGCAAACGGAGAATTCGAAGCCGACAAGGACATCGTCTGTCCCTGCTCATATCGCGAAGAAGACGTCAAAGAATACGGCGCCTGCTTTTGCGCTCTCTATGTCAGCAAAGACTATAACGATGGGACAATTGAAAAAGAAGTGGTGCCAGAACGCAGGCCGCCAGAAAAGATATTATTCTAA
- a CDS encoding S1C family serine protease: MSKTLVSIKRGELIGAYFSGSSESSSGICNLDCDASIYWSSSRALIGGNDDEFSQYFYDALTAHGFNIVGDTKHVFDRDEELGRARYLIAADIKNLKANICRVHDFWTGRYEGTENGEVWMEVEWTVYSPLEKKSLMQVTTTGYQKSVAEKNEGFATMVFEAFAGVAEELGADSDFYAIVTGRSVKDKLVEQKSVGSEMIIPAVENYVTSFVERPQRVVDSAVTIRVGTGHGSGFLITKDGYIITNQHVVGESKKVAVVFSNGFELYGDVICKHATRDVALIKVNLNSARPLPIRIAGVKVLESVYPVGTPYLQERQATITKGVVSALREDENTGLHLIQADADIQPGNSGGALVDENGNVVGVSVSGMSGPGGGSIGMNYFIPIKEALGALNIRLSSN, translated from the coding sequence TTGTCGAAAACCCTTGTGTCCATCAAGCGAGGAGAACTGATCGGTGCATATTTCAGCGGAAGCTCCGAGAGCAGTTCCGGTATATGCAATCTTGATTGTGATGCGAGTATTTACTGGTCTTCAAGCCGTGCGTTGATTGGTGGAAACGATGATGAGTTCAGTCAGTATTTTTATGACGCTTTGACTGCTCATGGATTCAACATTGTCGGGGATACGAAGCATGTTTTCGACAGAGATGAAGAACTCGGTCGGGCGCGTTATCTTATTGCAGCGGACATCAAGAATCTCAAGGCGAACATCTGTCGTGTGCATGATTTCTGGACTGGGCGATATGAAGGGACGGAAAACGGCGAAGTCTGGATGGAAGTCGAGTGGACTGTATACTCGCCTCTTGAAAAGAAGTCCCTGATGCAGGTGACCACGACTGGATATCAGAAGTCGGTGGCGGAAAAAAATGAAGGTTTTGCTACCATGGTTTTTGAAGCTTTTGCCGGAGTAGCTGAGGAATTGGGAGCAGACAGTGACTTTTATGCAATTGTCACAGGACGCAGTGTAAAAGACAAACTCGTTGAGCAAAAATCAGTGGGAAGTGAAATGATTATTCCTGCTGTTGAGAATTACGTGACTTCTTTTGTGGAAAGACCGCAGCGTGTTGTGGACTCAGCAGTGACCATTCGCGTAGGGACTGGGCATGGTTCAGGTTTTCTTATTACCAAAGATGGATATATCATTACGAATCAGCATGTCGTTGGTGAAAGTAAGAAAGTTGCCGTGGTCTTTTCCAATGGTTTTGAATTGTATGGAGATGTTATTTGCAAACATGCTACTCGAGATGTTGCCCTGATTAAGGTTAATCTTAATTCAGCAAGACCACTGCCCATCAGGATTGCCGGAGTGAAGGTGTTGGAATCGGTTTATCCTGTGGGAACACCATATCTTCAGGAGCGGCAAGCAACGATTACAAAAGGTGTTGTCAGTGCTTTGCGTGAAGACGAGAATACTGGGTTGCACCTGATTCAGGCTGATGCCGACATTCAGCCGGGAAACAGCGGCGGTGCACTTGTCGATGAAAACGGCAATGTTGTCGGTGTTTCCGTGAGCGGTATGTCCGGTCCTGGTGGTGGGTCCATTGGTATGAATTATTTCATTCCAATAAAAGAGGCTTTAGGTGCGTTAAATATCAGGCTGTCGAGTAATTAA
- a CDS encoding O-acetylhomoserine aminocarboxypropyltransferase/cysteine synthase family protein translates to MANKHYGPQTVALHSGHTPDRETGSRAVPIYQTTAYMFHDTQHAADLFSLKESGYIYTRLNNPTTDVLEKRLAELHGGVGAVAVASGMAAIFYAVTTICSAGQNFVTGSNLYGGTQTLFEYTLKRFGIEARFVDSSDPVNFEAAIDENTRLVYSESIGNPRCNVDDLLGIADVAHRHGLPFILDSTVAPPPMFNPFDFGCDIVVHSLTKIIGGHGVAMGGAIVEKGTFDWGKGGKYPEIAAPDPTYNNVNLWEALGGAAGKSCPAFTAKVRIGLLRDTGATISPHNSFLIIQGMETLPIRAHRHCENAQKVAEFLDTHYAVEWVNYAGLPMHPDHDRAKNTFPLGPGAVFGFGVKGGLEAGRKFIDSVELCSHLANILDAKTLVIHPASTTHGQSTPEEQLAAGVPPDLIRISVGLEDIEDIIEDLDKALMKSQN, encoded by the coding sequence ATGGCCAATAAACATTACGGACCACAGACGGTGGCTCTGCATTCGGGACATACTCCGGACAGGGAAACGGGCTCGCGGGCAGTGCCTATTTATCAGACAACGGCGTACATGTTCCATGATACGCAGCATGCTGCTGATCTTTTTTCCCTGAAAGAATCGGGGTATATTTATACCCGCCTCAACAATCCGACCACGGATGTTTTGGAAAAGCGGCTTGCCGAACTCCATGGTGGAGTCGGAGCGGTTGCCGTGGCTTCGGGCATGGCCGCGATCTTTTATGCGGTCACTACCATTTGTTCTGCCGGTCAGAATTTTGTTACAGGGTCCAACCTTTATGGCGGAACCCAAACATTGTTTGAGTACACTTTGAAACGGTTCGGTATTGAGGCCCGTTTTGTTGATTCAAGCGATCCTGTCAACTTTGAAGCGGCCATCGACGAGAATACCCGCTTGGTTTACAGCGAATCCATTGGCAACCCGCGGTGCAATGTTGATGACCTTCTTGGTATAGCCGATGTGGCACACAGACACGGTTTGCCGTTTATCCTTGATTCTACTGTTGCGCCGCCGCCTATGTTCAATCCATTTGATTTTGGGTGTGACATTGTCGTGCATTCATTGACAAAAATCATTGGCGGTCATGGTGTTGCCATGGGGGGCGCCATCGTTGAAAAGGGCACTTTTGACTGGGGTAAAGGCGGGAAATATCCAGAGATAGCCGCGCCTGACCCGACATATAATAATGTCAATCTGTGGGAAGCCCTAGGTGGAGCCGCTGGAAAGTCGTGTCCGGCTTTTACGGCCAAGGTGCGGATTGGTTTACTTCGTGACACCGGGGCCACTATTTCGCCGCATAACAGTTTTCTTATTATTCAAGGCATGGAAACTCTGCCGATTCGTGCTCACAGGCATTGTGAAAATGCTCAGAAAGTGGCCGAATTCCTGGATACGCACTATGCGGTGGAATGGGTCAATTATGCAGGACTTCCCATGCATCCCGATCATGATCGTGCCAAGAACACCTTTCCTCTCGGACCGGGCGCTGTTTTTGGTTTTGGCGTGAAGGGAGGGCTTGAGGCGGGGCGCAAGTTTATTGATTCCGTAGAACTGTGTTCTCATCTGGCAAACATTCTGGATGCCAAGACGTTAGTCATTCATCCTGCATCCACAACACACGGTCAATCCACTCCGGAAGAACAATTGGCTGCCGGTGTCCCCCCGGATTTGATTCGCATCTCCGTTGGGTTGGAGGATATTGAAGACATTATAGAGGATCTGGATAAGGCTTTGATGAAGTCGCAGAATTAA
- the trmFO gene encoding methylenetetrahydrofolate--tRNA-(uracil(54)-C(5))-methyltransferase (FADH(2)-oxidizing) TrmFO: MAHVVIVGGGLAGTECAWQLAEAGIAVTLYEMKPGKRSEAHTEDGLAELVCSNSFRATGPAAAIGLLKEEMSSLDSLIMEAAYATQVPAGGALAVDRTLFSEYITDKIENHEMITVVHQEIQSLDADELQGHDAVIIAAGPLASAELTESLMATVGDERLYFYDAIAPIISRDSVDFDKAFWGSRWKPEDDDYLNCPMSEEEYKVFVAELIAGEKVQPRDFEKELHFEGCLPVEAMAERGEMTLAFGPLKPVGFVDPKTGERPFAIVQLRTENKDKTAFNLVGFQTKLKYPEQKRIFRMIPGLEQAEFLRLGSIHRNTYVNAPEALDETLQLRNKPGVYLAGQITGVEGYLESAACGLWLGLSMKLRMQGESVPQPPVETALGALLGHLQTVPDKRFQPSNVNFGLMPGLNKKMKKKLRKEAYGIRAQEAFAAWLEAAGLKK, encoded by the coding sequence ATGGCACATGTGGTAATAGTTGGTGGTGGACTGGCCGGAACCGAGTGCGCGTGGCAACTGGCTGAGGCCGGAATTGCGGTTACGCTGTATGAAATGAAGCCCGGGAAGCGGTCTGAAGCGCATACCGAGGACGGGTTGGCCGAACTTGTTTGCTCAAACTCATTTCGTGCGACAGGTCCTGCAGCGGCCATCGGGCTGCTCAAGGAAGAGATGTCCAGCCTCGACAGCCTGATAATGGAAGCCGCCTATGCCACGCAGGTTCCCGCGGGTGGCGCTTTGGCTGTGGATCGCACACTGTTCTCTGAATATATCACGGACAAAATTGAAAATCATGAGATGATCACGGTTGTTCATCAGGAAATACAGTCTCTTGATGCTGATGAGTTGCAAGGGCACGATGCAGTGATCATTGCCGCCGGTCCTTTGGCGAGCGCTGAGTTGACCGAGAGCCTGATGGCGACGGTGGGCGACGAACGATTGTATTTTTATGACGCTATCGCGCCGATTATTTCTCGTGATTCTGTTGATTTTGATAAAGCATTCTGGGGTTCTCGCTGGAAGCCGGAGGATGATGACTACCTGAATTGTCCTATGAGCGAGGAAGAATACAAAGTTTTTGTCGCGGAGTTGATTGCCGGGGAAAAAGTCCAGCCGCGGGATTTCGAGAAAGAGCTTCATTTTGAAGGGTGTCTGCCGGTGGAAGCCATGGCGGAACGAGGTGAGATGACGTTGGCCTTCGGGCCGCTTAAGCCCGTAGGGTTTGTGGACCCCAAGACCGGTGAACGTCCATTTGCCATTGTCCAGTTGCGTACGGAGAACAAGGATAAAACAGCTTTCAACCTTGTGGGATTTCAGACAAAGCTCAAATATCCTGAACAGAAGCGTATTTTCAGAATGATCCCCGGTCTGGAGCAGGCTGAATTTCTACGTCTCGGTTCCATTCATCGCAATACATACGTCAACGCCCCTGAAGCTCTGGACGAGACGCTGCAACTCAGGAACAAGCCCGGGGTTTATCTCGCGGGTCAGATTACCGGAGTGGAAGGGTATCTGGAGTCCGCCGCTTGTGGCCTTTGGCTCGGTTTGTCCATGAAACTGCGGATGCAGGGTGAATCTGTGCCCCAGCCTCCTGTGGAAACTGCCTTGGGAGCATTGCTTGGGCACCTTCAAACCGTTCCGGATAAACGTTTTCAGCCGTCCAATGTCAATTTCGGACTCATGCCAGGATTGAATAAGAAGATGAAGAAGAAGCTGCGCAAGGAAGCCTACGGTATTCGTGCGCAGGAAGCCTTCGCAGCGTGGCTAGAGGCCGCTGGCCTGAAAAAATGA
- a CDS encoding ABC transporter ATP-binding protein, whose product MTKPLLDIDKLTTCFSSHQGIAKAVDTVSLSFMQGETLAIVGESGCGKTVLALSILGLIPDPPGRVTEGRILYKGQDLLDMSETELMQIRGNHISMIFQEPMTALNPVFRIDDQIAEPLRLHQGFSKKEALDKVVDALDMVGIPNPTAIAKAFPHELSGGMRQRVMIAMSIACNPDILIADEPTTALDVTIQAQIIDLMNDLKDRMNGSLMLITHDLGVVARMAQRVAVMYSGKIVELSDVKNLYADPLHPYTQGLLASVPTLGDTQRLNPIPGIVPGIFNRPQGCRFHPRCPKAYQKCSLMLPPLFKPEPGRSVRCWLYEE is encoded by the coding sequence ATGACCAAACCCCTTCTGGACATAGACAAGCTCACGACCTGCTTTTCCTCGCACCAAGGCATAGCCAAGGCGGTGGATACCGTCAGCCTTTCCTTTATGCAAGGAGAAACCCTGGCTATCGTGGGCGAATCAGGCTGTGGAAAAACCGTGCTCGCCCTTTCCATTCTCGGACTTATACCCGATCCACCGGGCCGCGTCACCGAAGGACGTATTCTTTACAAAGGCCAAGACCTGCTCGACATGTCCGAGACTGAGCTCATGCAGATCAGAGGCAATCATATTTCCATGATTTTTCAAGAGCCTATGACTGCACTCAATCCGGTCTTCCGCATTGACGATCAGATAGCCGAACCACTCCGCCTACATCAGGGGTTTTCCAAAAAAGAAGCCCTCGACAAAGTGGTGGACGCTCTCGACATGGTTGGTATCCCCAATCCTACCGCCATTGCCAAAGCATTCCCGCATGAATTATCCGGCGGCATGCGCCAGCGGGTGATGATCGCCATGTCCATCGCATGCAACCCTGACATTCTCATTGCCGACGAACCAACCACTGCTCTGGACGTGACCATTCAGGCCCAGATTATCGATCTCATGAACGATCTCAAGGATCGCATGAACGGCTCACTCATGCTTATCACTCATGACCTCGGCGTTGTCGCTCGCATGGCACAACGGGTCGCAGTCATGTATTCCGGCAAAATAGTTGAACTCTCCGATGTAAAAAACCTGTATGCCGACCCGTTGCACCCATATACGCAAGGGCTTCTCGCATCCGTACCAACTTTGGGTGACACCCAACGACTGAACCCCATTCCCGGCATTGTTCCGGGTATATTCAACCGGCCGCAAGGGTGCCGATTCCATCCCCGATGTCCCAAAGCATATCAGAAATGCTCCCTCATGCTCCCCCCTCTTTTCAAGCCGGAACCGGGCCGCTCAGTGCGTTGCTGGCTCTATGAAGAGTAA